Proteins from a genomic interval of Oncorhynchus mykiss isolate Arlee chromosome 21, USDA_OmykA_1.1, whole genome shotgun sequence:
- the LOC110500147 gene encoding cyclin-dependent kinase 17 isoform X1: protein MPCVFGTSPANPEECVMEKMKRFKRRLSLTLRSSHTIDESLSELAEQMTIEDGGNKDNEPIVRNGRPPSSHSMHSFLHQYTGSFKKPPLRRPHSVIGGSLGSFMTFPSNGSRLDIVHENLKMGSDGESDQASGTSSDEVQSPTGVCLRNRVQRRISMEDLNKRLSLPADIRIPDGYLEKLQLSSPTFDQPLSRLSRRASLSEIGFGKLETYIKLDKLGEGTYATVFKGRSKLTDNLVALKEIRLEHEEGAPCTAIREVSLLKDLKHANIVTLHDIVHTDKSLTLVFEYLDKDLKQYMDDCGNIMSMHNVKIFLFQILRGLAYCHKRKVLHRDLKPQNLLINERGELKLADFGLARAKSVPTKTYSNEVVTLWYRPPDVLLGSSEYSTQIDMWGVGCIFYEMAAGRPLFPGSTVEDELHLIFRLLGTPSEDSWPGISGVDEFKSYNFPKYKPQPFINHAPRLDTEGIELVLSFLKYESKRRISADEAMKQAYFKSLGARVHTLHESVSIFTLKDIQLQRDPGYRNSSNLESGNSKNRRQSMLF from the exons ATGCCATGTGTCTTCGGGACAAG TCCAGCCAACCCTGAGGAGTGTGTGATGGAGAAGATGAAGAGGTTTAAGCGGCGCCTGTCCCTGACGCTGCGCTCCAGCCACACCATAGACGAGTCTCTGTCTGAACTGGCCGAGCAGATGACCATCGAGGACGGCGGCAACAAGGACAATG AGCCAATCGTGCGTAATGGGCGACCGCCCTCCTCCCACAGTATGCACTCGTTCCTGCACCAGTACACCGGCTCCTTCAAGAAGCCCCCCCTCCGCAGGCCACACAGTGTCATCGGAGGAAGCCTGGGTTCGTTCATGACCTTCCCCAGCAATGGCAGCCGCCTTG ACATCGTCCATGAGAACCTGAAGATGGGCTCAGACGGGGAGAGTGACCAGGCGTCTGGGACGTCGTCCGACGAGGTGCAGTCGCCCACCGGGGTGTGTCTGAGGAACAGGGTGCAACGACGCATCTCCATGGAG gacctGAACAAGCGTCTGTCTCTGCCTGCTGACATCCGTATCCCTGACGGTTACCTGGAGAAGCTGCAGCTGAGCAGCCCTACCTTCGACCAGCCCCTCAGCCGACTCTCACGCAGGGCCTCCctg tCGGAGATTGGTTTTGGGAAGCTGGAGACCTACATCAAACTGGACAAACTGGGAGAG GGGACCTATGCTACAGTATTTAAGGGGCGCAGTAAGCTGACTGACAACCTGGTGGCGCTAAAGGAGATCAGGCTGGAGCACGAAGAGGGAGCACCCTGCACCGCCATCAGAGAAG TGTCGTTACTGAAGGACCTGAAACATGCCAACATCGTGACCTTACATGACATCGTCCACACAGACAAGAGCCTGACGCTGGTCTTCGAGTACCTG GATAAAGACTTGAAGCAGTACATGGATGACTGTGGGAACATCATGAGTATGCACAACGTCAAG ATCTTCTTGTTCCAGATTTTGCGGGGGTTGGCTTACTGCCACAAGCGGAAGGTTCTCCACAGAGACCTAAAGCCCCAGAACCTGCTCATCAACGAGAGAGGGGAACTCAAACTGGCTGACTTTGGTCTGGCGCGGGCTAAGTCTGTCCCCACTAAGACGTACTCCAACGAGGTGGTGACTCTGTGGTACCGGCCTCCTGACGTCCTGCTAGGCTCCTCTGAGTACTCCACACAGATTGACATGTG GGGTGTGGGGTGTATATTTTATGAGATGGCTGCAGGTCGGCCCCTGTTTCCTGGCTCCACCGTAGAGGACGAGCTCCACCTCATATTCAGACTGCTGG gcaCGCCATCAGAGGACAGCTGGCCAGGGATCTCTGGCGTCGACGAGTTCAAATCCTACAACTTCCCCAAATACAAACCTCAGCCCTTCATCAACCATGCACCCAG GTTGGACACAGAAGGCATTGAACTGGTGTTATCGTTTCTGAAA tacGAGTCCAAGAGGAGGATCTCAGCAGATGAAGCTATGAAGCAGGCCTACTTCAAGAGCCTAGGGGCACGGGTCCACACACTGCATGAGA
- the LOC110500147 gene encoding cyclin-dependent kinase 17 isoform X2 → MEKMKRFKRRLSLTLRSSHTIDESLSELAEQMTIEDGGNKDNEPIVRNGRPPSSHSMHSFLHQYTGSFKKPPLRRPHSVIGGSLGSFMTFPSNGSRLDIVHENLKMGSDGESDQASGTSSDEVQSPTGVCLRNRVQRRISMEDLNKRLSLPADIRIPDGYLEKLQLSSPTFDQPLSRLSRRASLSEIGFGKLETYIKLDKLGEGTYATVFKGRSKLTDNLVALKEIRLEHEEGAPCTAIREVSLLKDLKHANIVTLHDIVHTDKSLTLVFEYLDKDLKQYMDDCGNIMSMHNVKIFLFQILRGLAYCHKRKVLHRDLKPQNLLINERGELKLADFGLARAKSVPTKTYSNEVVTLWYRPPDVLLGSSEYSTQIDMWGVGCIFYEMAAGRPLFPGSTVEDELHLIFRLLGTPSEDSWPGISGVDEFKSYNFPKYKPQPFINHAPRLDTEGIELVLSFLKYESKRRISADEAMKQAYFKSLGARVHTLHESVSIFTLKDIQLQRDPGYRNSSNLESGNSKNRRQSMLF, encoded by the exons ATGGAGAAGATGAAGAGGTTTAAGCGGCGCCTGTCCCTGACGCTGCGCTCCAGCCACACCATAGACGAGTCTCTGTCTGAACTGGCCGAGCAGATGACCATCGAGGACGGCGGCAACAAGGACAATG AGCCAATCGTGCGTAATGGGCGACCGCCCTCCTCCCACAGTATGCACTCGTTCCTGCACCAGTACACCGGCTCCTTCAAGAAGCCCCCCCTCCGCAGGCCACACAGTGTCATCGGAGGAAGCCTGGGTTCGTTCATGACCTTCCCCAGCAATGGCAGCCGCCTTG ACATCGTCCATGAGAACCTGAAGATGGGCTCAGACGGGGAGAGTGACCAGGCGTCTGGGACGTCGTCCGACGAGGTGCAGTCGCCCACCGGGGTGTGTCTGAGGAACAGGGTGCAACGACGCATCTCCATGGAG gacctGAACAAGCGTCTGTCTCTGCCTGCTGACATCCGTATCCCTGACGGTTACCTGGAGAAGCTGCAGCTGAGCAGCCCTACCTTCGACCAGCCCCTCAGCCGACTCTCACGCAGGGCCTCCctg tCGGAGATTGGTTTTGGGAAGCTGGAGACCTACATCAAACTGGACAAACTGGGAGAG GGGACCTATGCTACAGTATTTAAGGGGCGCAGTAAGCTGACTGACAACCTGGTGGCGCTAAAGGAGATCAGGCTGGAGCACGAAGAGGGAGCACCCTGCACCGCCATCAGAGAAG TGTCGTTACTGAAGGACCTGAAACATGCCAACATCGTGACCTTACATGACATCGTCCACACAGACAAGAGCCTGACGCTGGTCTTCGAGTACCTG GATAAAGACTTGAAGCAGTACATGGATGACTGTGGGAACATCATGAGTATGCACAACGTCAAG ATCTTCTTGTTCCAGATTTTGCGGGGGTTGGCTTACTGCCACAAGCGGAAGGTTCTCCACAGAGACCTAAAGCCCCAGAACCTGCTCATCAACGAGAGAGGGGAACTCAAACTGGCTGACTTTGGTCTGGCGCGGGCTAAGTCTGTCCCCACTAAGACGTACTCCAACGAGGTGGTGACTCTGTGGTACCGGCCTCCTGACGTCCTGCTAGGCTCCTCTGAGTACTCCACACAGATTGACATGTG GGGTGTGGGGTGTATATTTTATGAGATGGCTGCAGGTCGGCCCCTGTTTCCTGGCTCCACCGTAGAGGACGAGCTCCACCTCATATTCAGACTGCTGG gcaCGCCATCAGAGGACAGCTGGCCAGGGATCTCTGGCGTCGACGAGTTCAAATCCTACAACTTCCCCAAATACAAACCTCAGCCCTTCATCAACCATGCACCCAG GTTGGACACAGAAGGCATTGAACTGGTGTTATCGTTTCTGAAA tacGAGTCCAAGAGGAGGATCTCAGCAGATGAAGCTATGAAGCAGGCCTACTTCAAGAGCCTAGGGGCACGGGTCCACACACTGCATGAGA